Part of the Prunus dulcis chromosome 8, ALMONDv2, whole genome shotgun sequence genome is shown below.
TGTCAATTGGTGGTGGTGAATAATGGACTATCACTTATTACATAGTTGAACTTCATGATCCCCTGCCTCCTCGTTGCCGCTTTTCTTCTAGTGCAGTTGCTTCATTTAACATGTCGGCGGCGTCCTTGTGCATGTCTAGCTTGGCTAGAGCAACTGACTGCATGTAGAAGGCCGTGGGCCAGTCTGGATAAACACATTGTGCTTGCATTGCATCTCGAAGAGCAGCATCAGGTTGCTCATTTAACAGATAGCATAAACTGCGTCGTGCAAAAACAGTTGGGGACACCATAGTTCCAACATCTATGAACTGCACgcaaaaaacccaaaaggaaCCATTTAAGTTAACATCACTACTTAAGACCCAGTTACTTCAAGATTATAACTCGATGAGCCCATCATAAcacattaataaataaataaataaaagcttcATAGCCATCCTAAATCTAATCAACAAAAGACTACTAAAGACTACATCAGCAGTAATTTGATTCAAAAAGGTTgagcaagaaaataaatatggtaACACTTACAGTTGAGGGCATAATATTATGACATAATCTACTGGTGGAAGGTTCCAAGTCAAACGTTCAGTCAAGTTCTTGACATATTTCCGGCCCAAAAGATTTaccattatatataaattaaaaagcaCACACGAGCTACAAAGTTATACCTGGGAGTAAcaatcaatggcagttttaaaatctttgtcaCGAAATGCATAGTCCCCTCGCTTTCTTGCCTCCAGCATGTCTCTCATTTGTTGAGTCCACTCTTGGAAAGATAACTGAACCcatccaaaatcaaaaagatCTCTTAGCACAAATTGAATGAACAGGGATATGCAAGACCTCTAGTACCACTCAACTACCTCATTGGTTCCTTCATCATCTCGGTAGTGCGTCATAACCAAGATCTGATGGATTGCTGTGAGGTCCATCCGAGAACAGGCCTCGCCCATTGCAGAAAGGGGACGTTGTGGGGTTGCAGGGGCTTCCTCATGCTTTGGAATTCCAAGCATGACATAAGATGGGACCTGCAATCCAGACCTTTGTTACTAGCTTCTTAATGTGAAGTGGTGCTCCTTTATCATCTTAAGAGCACATCCATCGATTACAAAACATATTTGACCTCATATTAGGTCCACAGACAAACATAGTTTTGGCCATGTAAGAATATGTGGATGCCAGGGAAATGCCCTAAAGGAGGTTAAACTAGACTATTTCATAATCCAATTAGAGAAAAGTATCTTACTTCAGGTTTGGTCTGCAGTGGAGCAAGTGTTGCAACAAGGTCTTTCGTATTAGGCCGCTCTCTGGGTTCATATTGGAGACATTGAGAGGCAAGATTAACAACCACGGTTGCTTCCTCTGTAGAAAATTTCCCCTCCAAATGTGAATCCATTAAGAGAATGATATTTTTCCCCCGTATCATATCAAGAGCCTGTTTACATGAATATACATCAAATATATACTAGACTATGTTCcgtttattaaaaaaaagaccaGCACTGAACAAATCTCACCTTACATCTTAAGTGATATGTAACTGCTGAACAACTTAAACTTCTAGCATGATGGAGGAATACCCATCATTTTTTAAGTATTGTTATAATTCATAAAGTCACGAAAAATCTTCTCATATACTGAAATTAAAAGTAAATTGAAATTCACAATTCCAAGAAGAGATTTATGTGAGAACTAAGATAACCATGAAAATAGTTTTTAGAAGAAGCGAAGGGAGTGTTTTTGCATAACATCAAGATGGGTGGATTGCACGGAGACagaattaaattatataaaacagGGATGTTGTTCAATATTATTTGTCCACTAAGATGTGGAAGTTATGAAGAAAACTGTTTCTCAAATCCAGCATGCTGAAGAGCTTGAATACTCAAAGACATATCTGCATATCTTATTCGAACAATCAAATTAGTATAAAAGATCCACTAAagaatatttgtaattaattaatttcaacttTGAGTGACAACTACTAGTAGACACAATCAAAGAGGACTATAGCATCAAGATATATTTGCTCTAAAAAGCATAAAGCATGTTATATAGCAGTGCACTTACATGACTTGGAGGGATGTGCTTTCCACTTAGCAGATCTAGAAGGACAGTGCCAAAGCTATAAATAACACTTTCTGGAGTGACCCTTCCTACAATGTAAATTAAAAGACAACTGAAGGCATATCTCATGCAGGAAAATTCCTTTAGATAGGAAAACTACAATAATAACTAGACAATGATCAAACGGATAGGTGATATTTAGACTAGAGATGTTATTACCATTTCTTAAATACTCAGGCGGCGTGTAGGCAAGATTCGTGCTATAACTCTTCCCATCCCTACTATTTCTCATCAAGCCAAAACAGGAAAGACGAGGATCACCATCCTACAGGTCACATTCAAATACTAGAATATCACCCTTAATATTAATGGACACTGAAGTAACTGAAAATACGTATATTTTTAACTATGAGAATCAAATTTGAGAAAGGAATACCTCGTCAAAGAGAACCCTATAAGCATTCAAATCGTGGTATAATGGACGGCCCTCAGTACTACAATAATCTAAAGCTTCAGCAATATAAAGACCCACTCTTAAACGCATAGCCCACTCAATGGTTTGATTCTCCCCTGTCAAGAACAAGCCGAGACCAAAAATTTAATCTTAGATACAACAGAATGCAGCCACTAATTTCTCAATTTGGAGGCACAAAACCCAAAAGTAAAATTGATCTCCTATGCAAAACTCAGGAAATTAACAGTACGAAGACAAGCACAATAAAGTCACATTAAATAGAATACTATAGCAAAAACCACCTCGCCGCACCTTCCCCAAATGAAAGGCAATATAAAACATCATCTAGGATTAGCAAAACTACTAGATAACAACATGCATAAATAGACCAGCTAAGATAAATGGCATAACTTGTCATGTTGTAGAAAACTAATGTCAATGTTACATTTCAATGTTTGATTGTTTAAGAACTATGTACTTAGAGATACTTCACAAAAGTGTCACTGAGTAATCTTAGAAGCTAAGCTGAAAAGCAGCATTCTTGATACACCAGTGAAAGTATAAAGTGGggtaaaaaaaggaaaagaaaggtgTCGACACATACAATGAAACAAATGCTTAGCTAAAGTATCAGTAGGCATGTACTCAGCAACAAGCAGCCTCTCATCACCATCACAGCAATACCCAATTAAATTCGCAAGCCTCCGATGCCTCAGCTTCCCAACACCCCAAGCTTCCTcctacaaaagcaaaagcccagaaatttaaaaacccACAAAGTATTTCACATACCCACTTCACAAAACGATTGAAAACCACCAAAACGACCAAAAGTCCCAAACCCAATGAagccaaaagcaaaaacaagcTTACCGCAAACTGCTTGGGATCAGGCCAAGCCATCTTGGTGAACTTCTTGACGGCGATCCAACGGCGGTTCTGCAGCCGCCCTTTGTAGACAAGGTTAGGGGCTTTCTCACCGCTCTCTGAGACTATGTAGTCGGAGCTGAAGTTGTTGGTGGCTGCTTTGAGGTCCGAGAAGGAGAATTCAGAGAAGGGTGGAGCTCCGCCGGTTTCCTGGTCGGATCCGGGAGATGGGTTCGGGTGGTGGGTCGGAGTCCGGCTGTTGTTGGCATGTGCTTGGGTTTGGAGCTTCTCTGGTTGCTTCTCTGAAACCTTTGATTCACAGCAACCCATGACTTGgtttgtgtgtttgtgtgcTTCAGCAGCTTCTTggagttggaagaagaaaaaactagAGGAAAACCATGAGCTGGTTCCTAGCTGCCTCCTCAGCTTGAGTGCCTAGTGGGTTAAGACTTaagagagacttgaaaagagagagagatgagacaGTTTTGTTtgtgctctctctctgtcaCAGCTTCCTGGCAGTTTAATGCTA
Proteins encoded:
- the LOC117636947 gene encoding serine/threonine-protein kinase BSK1 isoform X1, whose protein sequence is MGCCESKVSEKQPEKLQTQAHANNSRTPTHHPNPSPGSDQETGGAPPFSEFSFSDLKAATNNFSSDYIVSESGEKAPNLVYKGRLQNRRWIAVKKFTKMAWPDPKQFAEEAWGVGKLRHRRLANLIGYCCDGDERLLVAEYMPTDTLAKHLFHWENQTIEWAMRLRVGLYIAEALDYCSTEGRPLYHDLNAYRVLFDEDGDPRLSCFGLMRNSRDGKSYSTNLAYTPPEYLRNGRVTPESVIYSFGTVLLDLLSGKHIPPSHALDMIRGKNIILLMDSHLEGKFSTEEATVVVNLASQCLQYEPRERPNTKDLVATLAPLQTKPEVPSYVMLGIPKHEEAPATPQRPLSAMGEACSRMDLTAIHQILVMTHYRDDEGTNELSFQEWTQQMRDMLEARKRGDYAFRDKDFKTAIDCYSQFIDVGTMVSPTVFARRSLCYLLNEQPDAALRDAMQAQCVYPDWPTAFYMQSVALAKLDMHKDAADMLNEATALEEKRQRGGRGS
- the LOC117636947 gene encoding serine/threonine-protein kinase BSK1 isoform X2, which gives rise to MGCCESKVSEKQPEKLQTQAHANNSRTPTHHPNPSPGSDQETGGAPPFSEFSFSDLKAATNNFSSDYIVSESGEKAPNLVYKGRLQNRRWIAVKKFTKMAWPDPKQFAEEAWGVGKLRHRRLANLIGYCCDGDERLLVAEYMPTDTLAKHLFHWENQTIEWAMRLRVGLYIAEALDYCSTEGRPLYHDLNAYRVLFDEDGDPRLSCFGLMRNSRDGKSYSTNLAYTPPEYLRNGRVTPESVIYSFGTVLLDLLSGKHIPPSHALDMIRGKNIILLMDSHLEGKFSTEEATVVVNLASQCLQYEPRERPNTKDLVATLAPLQTKPELSFQEWTQQMRDMLEARKRGDYAFRDKDFKTAIDCYSQFIDVGTMVSPTVFARRSLCYLLNEQPDAALRDAMQAQCVYPDWPTAFYMQSVALAKLDMHKDAADMLNEATALEEKRQRGGRGS